In Siniperca chuatsi isolate FFG_IHB_CAS linkage group LG16, ASM2008510v1, whole genome shotgun sequence, the following proteins share a genomic window:
- the kif26bb gene encoding kinesin-like protein KIF26B isoform X2, translating to MSSLTGRGERFPASLRGTHWSSEVQHHCEPVGFSASIKRKDCQPTERLTPEGAGGTRGDPHRNMCQRADAVPSYKSLPGTIGDRIRSSMSSGSGTICRGTMSANPGFGRSDRKVACCEKCSVTLVALKKQALSLAVHHHFSWKDSSDLSAFLHDNLRVHSRSTNESRDREREQGECGACGVNLKQLKEEAIHLALSRGQSLAKPPFEPSFSTITLLGQSETKHGDRAPREAAMAVHQPHSRTHSPHSPRSPRTPQRTPQTLRRREPKLPNPDMDRWVVEQQQLVASKPVSSTDGVTIYSHHQAADDAALGGGDAGPVQTSSKIPHISRVVTIANTAAMSLLARAVEKLNLTSRKKGQASDAAPAHLSTCFREMIQKNPPPVPSCLLQAATRTRDSPNVGKVKVVLRVSPTLSEGQGQPPVLQIDPSKKRVTIMEPVSKSQPQSVMTLGRDGRNLLKTFNFEAAYPQESSQAEVCAGVLADVIRYVLSGNDGCVLGLGCADVGSWSSMVGSGESIQKLGLIPCAISWLYSAIERRRERTWTDLTVSVSAIELCCGEEDTLRDLLGEVVPSLGGIQDSPKAHIRLQEDPVYGIQLRNHNRVKAPTAERAASLLDAAIAARRHSDFVTYLSHSSIMFFTLHVQPPRTESSTIGKGSRGPTKLTMIDVCSGMRGMSKNKPPYSDLGPVVLSLLSGHKTTHNKCRKLTMLLQESLGHVNCHTTVIAQVADSLAHLQETLSTIQLAARIRRTQKRTKQSTSCSPCGRSLTKDYGRGPQSLSLRAFHSTDEVDVDIPRFHLRGELDERSSSDQSCDTVIQLDSDGLVQSKATSRLVQPEFVPIIPSLHPNKADMDDPEFTALLQELLRIPQLQGEKKNEETVQGNIEVLKADTKEPARDCLKCDTFAELQERLGCIDGSEITMEVLKSSTKGPSVNNVTTKSQPQKETGKQTDTQSSETPQMLLNQGLGCSQTSVGEKQTDGAFPGDSFQREDSGLYDCEECSATSSSEELLNQTLSLNMTCRSELHKNGTLKSGDKLSYQDFDAQGMAVTSSLALQPTGKQESPEAADWFKPDKRTSPVGKSSPISPSSSCSSSHSLATSVILGDVLPNYPTEDIKEMKATITVTVQQPLDLKGQDELVFSMVEEVTISGALKRGRTGGNIICIKDTAQSQTDVQGSPSSQPIRIISNVSEESVTDSNTNKSSVVQSVAKEATIEKPQYQFRRENRFLPSFINPMLINTNMDCELEGAKEKESPLDTITGVKSQSELRENNVKCPEDKKALEKRSGAFYSETHIKKCDKVFDSPFSQTSYDPKVLEDSAFCDETAENKMCGNRPRNTDKSHPRDREHVYSTNTPRGSEGREIGSRRVGNAPKRIGVSPGCQETAPAFFKTGSLPRGWQNANHQDSYHGGHMADDHRDPRGVTSSTPCSPGVTLERRQARQHSPANHSPHVSSPWKCGTEYKQCASSAPRKGVESLFETSSLRMKHDNMSGRLKSPIEDSSRLFSAKLEQLATRTNSLGRTPRDFPTLDRGSSNTSMSSKGSSKGSIEWVCKGDYKGNNEGDCTLPRASRSPRKNPRSDQSHHFFPSENPVTQSVRHTHSKLSAVGKLKMASPKVRRLSAPSIKNLSLPHKGIRQSINRSASLSPDSKTVSFERTSSFLSSSPPRSFHSISRTPSQSSTCSSTKSAIQGFVNGRISDLLRERASSPTSGGLDQMTTLPSPYSRVTAPRTPDHLSGHASDTTSVLSGDLPPAMGKTSLHFSNRNSMVSSGYDSMVRDSEATGSSTSNRDSVSDRSGSLLSVARSSRSSRRKGNTGTHQRRLFHETPLSLRRSASGLQSRWVDRGIPEAYEIKVYEIDNVQRMQKRAGAGKQGPACFSAKLKFLEHRQQRIKEVRAKYNNLRRELEQAKHNLMLEPAKWNQEFDLWQTFEVDSLEHLEALEVVTARLEDRLNLCKANVMMVTCFDAASRRRHKKRRRKAPEQRALKGI from the exons ATGTCATCTCTGactgggagaggagagagatttCCTGCCTCGCTCAGAGGAACACACTGG AGCTCAGAAGTGCAGCATCACTGTGAGCCCGTCGGCTTTTCTGCAAGCATTAAACGGAAAGACTGCCAACCCACGGAGCGCCTTACTCCTGAGGGTGCCGGAGGGACCAGAGGCGACCCACATCGGAATATGTGCCAGAGGGCAGACGCTGTCCCGTCATACAAGTCCCTCCCTGGAACCATAGGAGACCGCATCAGGAGTTCTATGTCCTCTGGCAGCGGGACTATATGTAGAGGCACTATGTCGGCGAATCCTGGCTTTGGGAGGTCTGATAGGAAAGTTGCGTGCTGTGAGAAGTGCTCAGTGACCCTTGTTGCTCTCAAGAAACAAGCTCTGAGCCTGGCTGTTCACCATCACTTCTCCTGGAAG GACTCAAGTGACCTGTCTGCGTTTCTTCATGACAACCTTCGTGTCCATAGTCGGTCCACCAATGAGtccagggacagagagagggagcagggtGAGTGTGGAGCCTGTGGCGTAAACCTGAAGCAGCTCAAAGAAGAGGCCATCCACTTGGCTCTGAGCAGGGGTCAGTCATTAGCTAAGCCTCCCTTTGAACCCAGCTTTAGCACTATTACACTGCTGGGACAAAGTGAGACAAAGCATGGAGACAGAGCTCCAAGAGAAGCTGCCATGGCTGTGCATCAACCACACAGTCGCACCCACAGTCCTCACAGCCCAAGAAGCCCGAGGACGCCTCAGAGGACCCCTCAAACCCTCAGACGGAGGGAGCCCAAGCTCCCCAACCCTGATATGGACCGCTGGGtagtggagcagcagcagctcgtCGCTTCTAAACCTGTGTCCAGCACTGATGGTGTCACCATCTACTCTCACCATCAG GCTGCAGATGATGCTGCACTAGGCGGTGGTGACGCCGGGCCCGTACAGACTAGCTCAAAGATCCCTCACATATCCAGAGTGGTGACCATCGCCAACACTGCTGCTATGTCCCTTTTAGCCAG GGCAGTCGAGAAGCTCAACCTGACATCGAGGAAAAAAGGCCAGGCTTCTGATGCGGCTCCCGCTCATCTCTCCACCTGCTTCAGGGAGATGATCCAGAAAAACCCACCGCCTGTCCCCTCCTGCCTGCTCCAAGCTGCCACTCGAACCAGAGACTCGCCCAATGTTGGCAAG GTCAAAGTCGTGCTGAGGGTGAGTCCAACACTGTCAGAGGGCCAAGGCCAACCACCTGTTCTCCAGATTGACCCGTCCAAAAAAAGAGTCACCATAATGGAACCGGTCAGCAAAAGCCAACCACAGTCTGTGATGACACTAGGCAGGGATGGCAGAAATCTTCTGAAGACCTTCAACTTTGAAGCTGCCTATCCTCAAGAGTCAAGCCAG GCCGAGGTGTGTGCAGGCGTCTTGGCTGATGTCATCCGCTATGTGCTCAGCGGCAACGATGGATGTGTTCTGGGTTTGGGATGTGCTGATGTGG GCTCCTGGTCCAGCATGGTGGGGAGTGGTGAGAGCATCCAGAAGCTTGGGCTGATTCCCTGTGCAATCTCCTGGCTGTACAGTGCCATCGAGAGGCGGAGGGAGAGGACCTGGACCGATCTGACTGTATCAGTGTCTGCTATAGAGCTCTGCTGCGGAGAGGAGGACACGCTGAGGGATCTGCTGGGGGAGGTCGTCCCCTCATTAGGCGGTATCCAGGACAGCCCAAAAGCCCATATTAGACTCCAAGAGGACCCCGTCTATGGGATACAG CTACGTAACCACAACCGGGTGAAGGCCCCTACTGCTGAGCGGGCTGCTTCCCTCCTGGACGCAGCCATTGCAGCGCGTCGGCACAGTGACTTCGTTACGTACCTGTCCCACAGCTCTATAATGTTCTTCACTCTCCATGTCCAGCCCCCTCGTACAGAAAGCAGCACCATTGGCAAAG GTTCACGTGGCCCCACTAAGTTGACCATGATTGATGTGTGTAGTGGTATGAGGGGTATGAGCAAAAACAAACCTCCATATTCTGATCTGGGCCCTGTTGTCTTGTCTCTACTAAGTGGACATAAAACCACCCACAACAA GTGTAGGAAGTTGACTATGCTCCTTCAAGAGTCCTTGGGCCATGTAAATTGCCATACCACAGTGATCGCTCAGGTTGCTGATTCACTGGCACACCTTCAAGAGACCTTATCCACCATCCAACTGGCTGCTCGCATCCGCAGGACACAGAAGAGGACGAAG CAGTCCACCTCATGTTCTCCTTGCGGGAGGAGTTTGACTAAAGATTATGGGAGAGGGCCTCAGTCTTTGTCCCTGCGGGCGTTCCACTCCACCGATGAGGTTGATGTTGACATCCCTCGTTTCCATTTGCGTGGTGAACTGGATGAGCGCTCCAGTAGTGACCAGTCCTGTGACACAGTCATCCAACTAGACTCAGATGGCTTGGTCCAGTCCAAAGCAACCTCAAGACTGGTACAACCTGAATTTGTACCCATCATACCCTCTTTGCATCCTAACAAGGCTGACATGGATGACCCAGAGTTTACTGCTCTGCTCCAAGAGCTTCTGAGAATTCCTCAGCtgcagggagagaagaagaatgagGAAACTGTTCAAGGGAATATTGAAGTGCTGAAAGCAGACACAAAAGAGCCAGCGAGGGACTGTCTTAAATGTGACACATTTGCTGAACTTCAAGAGCGCTTGGGCTGTATTGATGGAAGTGAGATAACAATGGAGGTGCTCAAGTCTTCTACAAAAGGGCCTTCTGTTAACAACGTCACAACCAAATCACAACCCCAGaaagaaacagggaaacagacagacacccAATCATCAGAAACACCACAGATGTTGTTGAATCAGGGGTTAGGCTGCAGTCAGACCTCTGTTGGAGAAAAGCAAACAGATGGTGCCTTCCCTGGAGACAGTTTTCAGAGAGAGGATTCAGGTCTGTATGACTGTGAGGAGTGCAGTGCAACTAGTTCCAGCGAAGAACTGCTGAATCAAACTCTCAGTCTTAACATGACCTGTCGCTCTGAGCTGCACAAAAATGGAACTCTTAAGTCAGGTGATAAGCTCTCTTATCAGGACTTTGATGCTCAGGGCATGGCCGTCACCAGTTCCCTTGCACTTCAGCCTACAGGTAAACAGGAGAGTCCTGAAGCTGCTGATTGGTTCAAACCAGACAAAAGGACCTCACCAGTTGGCAAGAGCTCCCCAAtatctccttcctcctcctgctcctcttcacaCTCATTGGCTACCAGTGTTATACTTGGAGATGTCTTGCCTAATTACCCCACAGAGGACATTAAGGAAATGAAGGCAACTATCACAGTAACTGTTCAACAGCCACTGGACCTAAAAGGTCAAGATGAACTTGTCTTCTCTATGGTGGAGGAGGTGACCATCAGTGGTGCATTGAAAAGAGGGAGGACAGGTGGAAACATTATTTGTATCAAAGACACTGCCCAATCACAAACAGATGTTCAAGGCTCTCCCAGCTCTCAACCAATCAGGATAATCAGCAATGTCAGTGAAGAATCTGTAACAGACTCTAACACAAATAAAAGCTCTGTAGTTCAATCTGTAGCTAAAGAGGCTACCATTGAAAAGCCCCAGTATCAATTCAGAAGGGAAAATAGGTTCTTACCTTCATTTATAAATCCCATGCTGATTAATACAAATATGGATTGTGAGTTGGAAGGTgcgaaagaaaaagaaagtccTCTTGACACTATTACAGGTGTCAAGTCACAGTCTGAGCTCAGAGAGAATAATGTCAAATGTCCAGAAGATAAGAAGGCTCTTGAGAAGAGGAGTGGGGCTTTTTATTCTGAGACACATATTAAAAAGTGTGACAAAGTATTTGACTCACCTTTTAGCCAAACCTCTTATGACCCAAAGGTTTTGGAAGATTCAGCTTTTTGCGATGAAactgcagaaaacaaaatgtgtggAAATAGACCAAGAAATACAGACAAGAGCCACCCTAGAGACAGGGAGCATGTTTATTCCACTAACACTCCAAGGGGCTCAGAGGGTAGAGAAATCGGTTCCAGACGTGTTGGGAATGCCCCCAAGAGAATTGGTGTTTCACCTGGTTGCCAAGAAACCGCCCCTGCTTTCTTTAAAACAGGTAGTTTGCCTAGAGGCTGGCAAAATGCCAACCACCAGGACAGCTACCATGGCGGTCACATGGCAGACGACCACAGAGACCCAAGGGGGGTGACATCATCCACTCCGTGTAGCCCAGGGGTAACTCTGGAGAGGAGGCAGGCCAGACAGCACTCCCCAGCGAACCACAGCCCCCATGTCTCCTCTCCTTGGAAATGTGGAACAGAGTACAAACAGTGTGCTAGTAGTGCTCCCAGAAAGGGTGTTGAATCTTTGTTTGAGACCTCAAGTTTAAGAATGAAACATGATAATATGAGTGGGAGGCTGAAGTCACCCATTGAGGACAGTAGCAGGCTTTTCAGTGCCAAACTGGAGCAGCTGGCCACCAGGACTAATTCCCTTGGGAGAACCCCAAGGGACTTCCCAACTCTGGATAGAGGCAGTAGCAACACCTCCATGAGCTCTAAGGGAAGCTCCAAGGGAAGTATTGAATGGGTTTGTAAGGGAGATTATAAAGGAAATAATGAGGGAGATTGTACCTTACCAAGGGCTAGCAGGAGCCCCAGGAAGAATCCTCGGTCTGACCAGAGTCATCACTTCTTTCCTTCTGAAAACCCTGTAACTCAATCTGTGAGGCATACCCATTCCAAGCTCTCTGCTGTGGGGAAACTTAAGATGGCGAGCCCCAAAGTCCGTCGACTGTCTGCCCCCAGCATCAAGAACCTCAGTCTCCCCCACAAAGGCATCCGGCAGTCCATCAACCGCAGTGCCAGTCTTTCTCCAGATAGTAAAACTGTAAGCTTTGAGCGGAcatcctcctttctctcctcttcacctccACGGTCTTTTCACTCCATCAGTCGGACTCCGAGCCAGAGCTCTACATGCTCATCCACAAAATCTGCAATCCAGGGGTTTGTCAATGGCCGGATCTCAGACCTCCTTAGGGAAAGGGCCTCTAGTCCCACTTCAGGAGGACTGGACCAAATGACCACACTTCCCTCGCCATACAGCCGGGTGACTGCTCCACGCACGCCCGATCACCTGAGCGGGCATGCGAGTGACACCACCAGTGTGTTGAGTGGAGATTTGCCGCCAGCTATGGGGAAGACATCTCTGCATTTCTCTAACAGGAACAGTATGGTGAGCAGTGGATATGACAGCATGGTGAGGGACAGTGAAGCCACAGGCAGCAGCACCTCAAACAGAGATTCTGTCAGCGACAGGAGCGGCTCTCTCCTCAGTGTGGCTCGCAGCAGCCGATCATCTAGGAGGAAAGGCAACACAG GTACTCACCAACGTCGACTTTTTCATGAGACACCCCTGTCTCTGAGACGCTCGGCTAGTGGTTTGCAGTCTCGCTGGGTGGATCGGGGAATCCCTGAGGCCTACGAGATCAAGGTTTATGAGATCGACAATGTGCAGAGGATGCAGAAAAGAGCAGGTGCTGGCAAACAG GGGCCTGCATGCTTCAGTGCCAAGCTGAAGTTTTTGGAGCACCGTCAGCAGAGGATCAAAGAGGTCCGAGCCAAATACAACAACCTGAGGAGAGAGCTAGAGCAGGCCAAACACAACCTCATGCTGGAGCCCGCCAAGTGGAACCAAGAGT